In the genome of Lactuca sativa cultivar Salinas chromosome 3, Lsat_Salinas_v11, whole genome shotgun sequence, the window CTAATGGCATGCCACCGCATAAACTTATTTTGAAGCATAAAACCCCTATCATTCTTTTGAGAAACATGAATCCTACAGAGGGACTATGTAATGGCACCAGACTATTTTGCAAAGATTTTAACAGGAACCTGATACGTGCAGAGATAGCTTTTGGAGATTTTGCTGGAAATGAAGTTTTCATTCACAGAATCCCTTTGCAGCCAACAACTGGTGATGAATACACTATACCATTTAAGAGAATTCAGTTTCCAATCAGGCTATGCTTTGCAATGACTATTAACAAAGCACAAGGGCAAACATTAGATTTTGTGGGCGTGTACCTGAAAGAACCTGTTTTTTCCCATGGCCAGCTCTATGTAGCCCTATCCCGatccaaaaaaattgaaaatgtgaAAGTccttatcaaacaaaataattCTTCTACAGAgacaataaaaacaaaaaatatcgtTTATACGGAAGTATTGGAACATGCCAAACACCTTCACAAGTATGTATCTATTAATATAATATGGTATCTAATTTTCATTCGTAAGAAATTTTTAATGTGCATTACTGATCTTTACCTTATAAATTGCAAATGAATAAGTAACAGATTAACTCGCATAGGAAATTACTAATTATTGTTATTTTCTTGCAGCTAAAACACCTCAAATTAAATTTGTCCTGTTAATATAGATTTCAGATTTCTCGACAAAAATGATGCCTACAAATCGCTATCAGGTATCCTGGTTTTTTCTCCATTCACTTTTTAACATTTGGGTTTTTTTAAGTTTGTTTTAATGACTTCTTGGATTGGGCTTTTATTTTATTGGGCTCAAAATTAATTTAGCTTTTCGTCTGCTCCTTTTTTTATCTTCTAGAACCTACTTACATTGTAAAAAACAACATCAACTCCTCCTCACAACACGTGGCCTCTCCTATTTCCAAGTTCCTTCTCTTGCTGCCACCTTCACAGCTTTCTGAACTTGTACTTCTAGAAACCCACTTTTAAAAACCCAGGTACTTTGTTGTCTCAATTAAATCATGTACATTTGAATTATCCGGTCTTCTGCCTCTTCTTTTCGATCTACATACCAGGTATTTATCTTTTCTTTAACATCATCTGTCGCACAGATGAATGCATGTTTCTTTGTATTAGTTTTTTTTACTCCTTCCCTGCAAAAAACATCGCACAGATGAATGCATGCATGTTTCTTAGTATTAGTATTTTTACCCCTTCCCTGCAAAAAACATTGCACGTTTAGCTTTATACTTCCATTCaacatttacttttcaaattttTTATGCATGTCGATTTCTGGTCGCTTCTTTCCCGTTTATTTGACCCCGGTTTGCAAAACGACTTTTTTTATCTTTTGTAAACCAAAAATTCTTTTCATCTACTCTCAAAGAAACAATGGACAATGTGCTTTCTACCCAAATTTCTggttcaaagttttttttttttaccaaaactaACAAATGGACAATGTGCTTCTTTGCAATTTACATACAGATATTTATCTTTTCTTTAACAGTATCGATCGCACAGATGAATGCATGTCTATTAGTATTAGTTTTTTTACCCCTTCCCTGAAAAAACAAATGCACACTTAGCTTTATACTTCCATTCAACATttacttttctaattttttttatgcatGTCGATTTCTGGTCGCTTCTTTCCCCACTACTGGAAAACAGGCTATACAGTACACCCACATCTAATACGGTTGTAAATAAAAACCGTATTAGAAAGGGCTAAATAAATATAATACGCCCAATTACAACATCTAATACGGTTAATGTGTTGTACTAGAAACAAGATCAAATACCTAAATAAAATACGCCACATTTTGGAATAAAGTACGGCTCAATACCTAAATTGAATACGCTGAATAAGTACTCAGCTTCCTCAGCTTACAACATCTAGTACTCAGCTTCCTCCTCCTACACTTCTCCGCCCAACCCAACACCTTAACACCACCCTTCCTCCATCTCTACACCACTAATCGGTCCTTTATCTCTATCTCCCCTGTCGCAACACCATCATCACCGGCCAGCCTCGCCTCGCACCTCCAATAATTCAACCAACCCACCACCGGACCATCATCATCATACGGCAAGAGCTTTGATTTCTGTTTTTGCAACGGACAAACACAGGCAAAAATACAAAGGAACTACAACTATTTCACGATGGATAAGGGAGCGTCTGTGATCGAGATGCAAAATCAAATGGTAGGATCTCTATTTTGAAAACTTATTGTTTAATTTTAACCAAATGACTTTGGAATCCTAAAATTCAAACACCCACTTGTTAAAATCAATTGTAATTAACATGAACATTGTAACTAACAGAGACCACATTCCCTTTTTCATCAAGCCTGTCAAAATATCtgaataaatgaataaaacactACATTCAAAAAATTTGTttctatttttatgaaaataaaccCAATTTACCCTACGTCTATAAATGAAAAGAATGTActtataatcataaatataaaattaagGACTTATCTTAAACATAATATCTAGTTTGAAGTTAAGAACTAAACATACATTGAGCAAAACCACATGATTCAATCCAAATGAAAAAACAATCTAAACATATATGATACAATATATAACTTAAACACATGACACCCATCCAAATCAAAATACCAAATCAAGAAACCAAATCAAATTAtcacaattgaaaaaaaaaaacaaacatttaTCTTTTCATATATTTTCACAGTTCACTATAACAGTTGAAACCCAATACCCTAACAATAtaaaataagaagaaaaaaataacattttaccATTTGATATaagattttcctttttttttctttttctaaacaACATGAGCAAGCAAACCTATAAACACTAGTTAATatctcttgcttaacttcccctATCATGACAGTTTTGTCCCTCCTTCCCCATTTACACCTTTTACCAATTTTGCCCTTGTCTCCTTTAATCGATTCTTGTACTCTTTCTTCCATATTTCAAATCTATCTTTGACCTTCTTAAACTTTTCCATTTGTTTGAGATAAGGcatctgttgttgttgttgtccaaTAATGGTTTTAGCATCATCATCAAAATCATGTGTTTTTTGATCCAACTCCTTTGATAGATGATCCGCCACCACCCCACCACCATTGTATTCCACAAGAGTTTGAGTTCCTAAAGAAATGTTGCTAATGCCATCCCCCCTGAATCCCCTCCCCCAAAACTCTTCTTGGCTACAACCAAACTCTTCTGCACCATTCAACAACAAACCATATGGTAAGTAAACTCACTTATTTGTAAAAGGGTATAAAGGTAAAATCACTTGTAAAAAAAGGATAATAATGTAAATTCATTGGTAAAAGGGTAAGAAATTAAACTCAATTGTAGAAGGGTAAAGTCACTAGCCCAAACCAACTAAGGTTAATCACAAGACAAAATTCCAAATtgtaaaagggtaaaatggtaaagtGACCTGTAAAGAAGCAATCTGTTTTTGCCAAGTTTCCTCCACAGACTTCATTTTAATTTCATGTTTAGACCAATGTGTTTCAAATTGTTTAATTTGGTCCCTCAAAGCTGTATTTTCTTGCTCCTTTTGAGTCAGGGACATGTCTCCCTTGATGATCAGCTTCTGCAGCTCTATAACATCCGAGGGCATAATCGGAAGATTATCTTGCAACATACCCTATATACAAAAAAAACAACCATTTtgttattataattatatttagtttctaaaataaaataaaattacctTTGTAGACATCTTCCAGCTGCAGACATGGCTAAAATATCTTCCTTCTTGAATTTTCACCATGAATAACTGCAAACAGGTGTAACAAAAATTCAAATTtggacaaaataaaaaaataaaaacgcaTTTTTTACTTGATTGCAATGTGACAACTCCCGCCATTAGTTCACGGAAATCACAAACAATTCCAATTCCGATTCCAATTCCAGAAAAGCCCTTCCCCACCTTATTTTCCGTAACTTGTTTTCTTAATTTCTTCAAAACCAAAAACTGTTCTTGTCGGAAATATATTTTGATGTACCAAAAACTGCATTAAGGCCGCTTTTATGATACCTGAAAAAGATATCCTCCACTCTGAAATTATGCTAAAAAGAATCTAAAAAAAAGTAGTTAATcaaaaaaaggaaaaggaaaatgaaaaaaaataaaataaaagtgttAGATATTAATATCAAACCTAGCTGAACTAATTTAGAAGTAAGTATTACTCTCTCCCCAAAATTATTGTCCCCAAACAAAATTATTGGAATCTTAAAATTCAAACACCCTCTTGTTAAAATCAATTGTAATTAACATGAACATTGGAATGAAAAATACTACTTAACAGTCCTTGAGTATTGCACGCTCTTGGAGCTGTACGTTACTGAGAACAACCGACCCATTGATAGAACAGatagttaatatttatattttatattatattataccTTTTACATTGTTATTATTTTGTGGGATGACTCTAATCCTTTCTTTTTGTGGTATTTTATTACACAGGTGTATCATGAAACTTGGATGTATGGACTACCATGGGCTAGCAGTGAATATGTACATAACCTCAAGAAGTTTCTTAAAGTTGTTGAGGATCGTCGGGTGCATAGAGGAGAATGTTACATTTGGTGTCCTTGTAAAATGTACCAAAATTGTAAAAGGGTCTATGATTTGGATGTAATAGAAGAATATATGATATGTGAAGGATTTATGAATCTATATACGTGTTGATCACAACATGGCGAGTTATTGATTGATCACAACACAATTGATGTCGAATCTAATTATGATGATACAGATGATTCAGAGGATGACATCCATGATAACCTACCTCCATTTTCTATCGGTATTCCATCTATGAATGTTGATATTAATGACGCTGCTTACTTAAGATCGGACCATAACGAAGGATCATATGTTGAAGAAAGGTAATAAACCCTTTGTTTGATCTAAaactaaaaaatataatttaatgtAAATTTGAAACATATGAAGATAGTATTATGTATGTATTTAATACATTTTTGTTTGCAGCAACACAGACGACACGACACTGGAGGACAATAACAGTGATAATTGCAGTTGAGGTTCTTCATGGGGAGATTTACTATGATTGCATTATGAAAAACTTGTGTAGTATCAACATGATGCGAGGATAAAAACTATGTTGAGTTTTTGATGTTTATGTCACATGTAATATGTTCTATATTATACAAATTCATGTTTTAGTGATGAACATTAATCTTTGTTCATCACTAAATGCTCAATTGCTCATCACCTTCATTTCCCCTTCTTCCTTTTATGAATTCAAAGAGAAAAAtataatattgatataattatttgataaatatatttaattattttactttttaatatgttcattttaatttttaatatgttCATCTTGGTTCGGCATCAATTTTTTTCACATGATATTAATATATTGAAATTGCAATTACATTCCCTTTTATTAAAcaagaaacaaaagaaaaaaaaatagaattttttttgtcCTTTTTACATATATATGAACGTGAATCCCATTTTTCTTTTATATGGATTTGTATATTGAAGGGGCCCATCAATAGCCCATATGAGCACATATTCAATTCATCATCGGTCAAAAGTAAAAATTGCAAACTTAACAAAATTGACCCAAAAGTCAAAATTGCAATTACGTTCCCTTTTGCGTGTACTTGTTTGCTTATCACGAGAACGACGAAGCCTTCGCCTTCAGCCGACGACGCCTCCGCATCCGCCTCTGGCCAACGACGCC includes:
- the LOC128132644 gene encoding myosin-2-like, producing MSTKGMLQDNLPIMPSDVIELQKLIIKGDMSLTQKEQENTALRDQIKQFETHWSKHEIKMKSVEETWQKQIASLQVTLPFYPFTIWNFVL